Proteins from a single region of Gossypium arboreum isolate Shixiya-1 chromosome 1, ASM2569848v2, whole genome shotgun sequence:
- the LOC108482602 gene encoding uncharacterized protein LOC108482602, with amino-acid sequence MTSFSFFTYSTNMQLTIFEKQTTQGLDIPASPVAEENRGRRKSYMASSSSGRRPRCTCSSRPGSVPCGRHGYMVPKQNMKRYSANKEILRRALTPSPNRKMTLRWWNFKPTPSRLSNMSMA; translated from the coding sequence ATGACCAGTTTCAGCTTCTTCACCTACTCCACAAATATGCAGTTGACCATCTTTGAGAAACAAACTACACAAGGTTTAGACATTCCGGCGTCACCGGTGGCGGAGGAGAACCGGGGTCGTAGGAAAAGTTAcatggcatcatcatcatcaggaCGTCGTCCGAGGTGTACGTGTTCGAGCCGTCCGGGTTCAGTACCTTGTGGCAGGCATGGTTACATGGTGCCAAAGCAGAACATGAAGAGATATAGTGCTAATAAAGAGATATTGAGGAGGGCATTGACTCCTTCACCAAATCGTAAGATGACACTTAGGTGGTGGAACTTTAAGCCAACACCAAGTAGGCTTTCTAACATGTCTATGGCTTAA